The segment GGCGGCCTCCTGATACCCGCGCCTTATGCTCAGAAGCCGGCAAAGAAAATATACTATGGCCAGCACGAAAGCCACATGCGTCCCCGACGCCACCAGCAGATGAATGGTCCCAGAATCCCGGAAAGGCGCGGCGATTTCATCGGTCATGCCGTCCTTATCGCCCAGCGCCAGCGCGGCCAGCACGGCGGCGGCCTCCGGCTCAAAACGGGATTTCAGGAATTCCCCCAATTGCCGCCTTGCCGCGAAAGCCGCGCGGGCTATAAACGGGGGCGGCGAGATTTCCTCCGCCGAAACCGCATCAAACTCGGCAAACACTCCCTGCCGGCGCAGATAGAGCGGCCAGTCCAGTCCGCCCGGAACTGCGGCGCCGCGCGGCGCCTCCATATCGCCGCGAAAGCGCGTCGCGGCCCGCCAGCGGACCGACGCCCCGTCCGGCAGCTTCACCAGCAGCCCGCCGTGCGCCGGCAGCCCGTTGACCGATTTCACCCGGACTACCGCGGTCGGCTTTCCGCCGCGCAGCCGCTGGAATTCCGAGGGACCAGCCTCAATAACAGCGTTTTTCAGCGGGCACAGCAGCGACACATCCCCCGGCGGGGGCCGCACATCGCGCCGGAAGAAGTATATCCACGCCCCCAGCAGAACCAGCGCGACAAACAGCGGCCTGCGGTAATAAGACGGATGCATATTGTTGTATTATATGTATAATTTGCGGAATACAGATTACGGAGGCTTCCATGGAAAACGAAAATGTCGCACGACCGGCTCCCCCCGCCCCGGAGCAGCCCCGGCGCCCGGCGCTGTGGGTCAAAACGTCCGCAGCGCTGTTGGCACTTTCCATAATATGCGCGCTGGTGGTTATAATGCGCGGCGCGCCCGGCGCCGCCAAAAACGGGCCCGGCGAGCTGGACGGAGAAGAAACAGTATCCGCATTGCTTAACGCCTCCAAGCCGGGCATAGGGTGGATAAACGTGCGCGGCGTCATAAGCGAAAGCTATTCCTCCTCCCCCTTTGAACGCGGCGCGCAGCACCTGGCGGCGCGCATCAAGGCAATGTCGGAACGCAAAGACGTAAAAGCCATTGTCGTGGATATAAACTCTCCCGGCGGTTCGGTGGGCGCGGTGCAGGCCGTATACGACGAAATCCTCCGCGCCAGAACCAAACAGAAAAAGCCCGTCGTAGCGCTTATGCGCGACGTGGCCGCAAGCGGCGGATATTACATAGCCGCGGCCTGCGACAAGATAGTGGCCCAGCCGGGGACGCTGACCGGCTCCATAGGCGTCATATTCCAAATCAGCAACGTGGAAGGGCTTTTCAAGAAAATCGGGGTAACGATGAACCCCATAAAATCCGGCAGCCATAAGGACATAGGCTCCATGTTCCGGCCCATGACGACGGAGGAAAAGCAGATTCTCCAGGGCGTCATAGACGACGCCTACTCCCAGTTCTGCGGCGCGGTCAAAAAAGGCCGCCCCCTCGGCGACGAGGACCTAAAAACCCTGGCCGACGGGCGGGTCTTCACCGGCAACCAGGCGTTAAAACTGAAACTGATAGACGCGCTGGGCGGAGAGGAGGAGGCCGTCGGCCTCGCCTCCGGCCTGGCCAAGCTGGACAAGACCCCCCGCATCATCAGGGACGCGGACCCGATGCAGCGCATTATATCCCTGCTCAACTCGGCGCTGGGGCTGCGGCTGCCGCTGGCGGGACTGGACAATTTCTCCGGCCCGCGCCTGGCGTATCTGTGGGCGTATTAGCTTATGACAACGCTGCTTCTTGCGATTGAAGACCTCGCCTCCGCGCCGCGGCAGACATCCGCGCGGCTTATCGCGCACAGACCCGGCGCCATCGCGCTGGCCGGCTACGCCGCGGGCGCGGCGGGAACGCAGATATGGATGAGTCTTGGCGGGCCGGCACAGTCGCCCGCGGTGATGCTGGCCGCCATACTCGCGCTGGCCGCGCTGGAAACGGTTTTCGGCTGTTTCTGGGCGGCCCTGAGCCATTTCGTGCTGGATGTTTCCGGGGAGCGGGGCAGCGCGCGCAGCATGTTCGCCGCCATAGGAACCAGCGGTTTTGCAAAGCTGCTTCTGATTCCCTGCGGGCTTGCGCTGGAGGCTTTCTCGCCCTCGTCCATGGCGGCGGGCGCCGTTGCCTATTTCTGCGTAACCGTATTGCAGTTCTGGCTGGCGGCGGAGATGGTACGCCCGGCCTACGGCACCACCGCGCCGCGCGCCTGGGCCGCGCTGCTGACGCCTTTTGCGGCGATGGCGCTGGTCCTGCTGGCCGCCGCAGCCTTCCTGATTGCCGCGCTGGCTGGCGGCGTGATAACGATGCTAAGCTGATGCACCCCGTTACCGCCGCCGAAATGCGGGAGATAGACACCCTGGCGACATCCCGTTACGGCATTTCGGCGGACAGGCTGATGGAAAACGCCGGCAAAGCCGCTGCAGCCGAAATACTGGCGATGTCCCCCGTTCCGGTTGAGGAATTTTCCTGCGTCATAATCTGCGGCAGGGGCAATAACGGCGGCGACGGGCTGGTGGCGGCGCGCCATCTGCTCAACGCGAAGGCGCAGGCCCGTGTTTTCATAGTCCCGCCGCAGGAAAACGGCTATCCGACGCTGGCGCTTAGAAACCTCAAGCGCGCCTGTCTGGCGCATGTTTCCGCGCGCGAGGTTACGGATTTAAACGCGGTTACAAACGCGCTGGCAAAATGCCATATCGCTGCGGACGCACTGCTGGGAACCGGCTCCTCCGGCGCGCCGCGCGGGATATTCGCGGAACTGATAGCCGCGCTCAACGGCTGCGGCAAGCCGGTGGTTTCTCTGGATTTGCCTTCGGGAATGGATCCCGACACCGGGCTGCATGAAGGCGCCTGCGTAAAAGCGGCGGCCACATTGATGTTCGGACTCCCCAAAACCGGACTGCTGAAACCGCAGGCCGCGGAATACACCGGCAAACTCAAAGTTCTGGATATAGGTTTTCCGGATGAGCTTTTGCGCCGATCATAGCCGCCAGTTTTGAAGACAACTCCAGCAGATGCTCGCCGAATTTCGGCTGCCGCGCGGCAATAAGCGGCAGCAGTTCGTTCCTGACCCAATTGCGGGTATACTCGGACGAAAAATTGGTTTCGTCGGTGCGGCAGGCAAGCCCGTGCCGCAAAAGATAGCCGTTTATCTCCGCGCGGTTGACGCAAAGAAGCGGGCGCACAACCTCCACGCCCGGAAATTTGGCGCCCATGGGCCGCCGCATCGGAATACCCAGCAGCCCCGCCGGATTTGAACCGCGCAGCAGATTCAGAATGATAGTCTCGGCATGGTCGTCCAGATGATGCCCCAGCGCGACAAGGGAGCAGCCCTCTTTTTTGGCGGCGCGGTAAAGCGCGCGGTAGCGCAGCGCGCGGGCGGCGTGTTCAAGGCTCATTTTGCGGGATTTCGCGGCCTTCGGCGCGGAGACTTTCGCGCAGACAAAACGTATATTCCAATTCAGGCACAGCCGGCGGACAAAATCTTCGTCCGCATCCGCCGCCGCGCCGCGTATCCCGTGGTTTACGTGGCAGGCCGCCAGCCCGAACCCGTGCCGGCGCGACATCCCGCGCAGGAAATGCAGCAGGCACACGGAATCCGGCCCGCCGGACACCGCCGCCAGAATCCCCCCCTTTTCCGGCAGGCAACGCGCGGCGAAAAACGCGCAAAGCCTGTTCCAGACCGCGGCAGAGAATTTATCCATTGAGCTATTGTACTACAACCGGCAGGCGGAGTTTTCCGGCGGCAGCCCCAGCGCCCCGCGCAGCAGCGGGTTGCGGCCCAGAATGTTTTCTATCCGGTACGCGCCGGAGGGATGGTCCATCTGAGTAACATGCTCCAGCACCGAGCCGGCCTCGCCGGAGGTGCCGCAGATGACCTCGTATGATTTTCGCAGATAATCCAGCCCGCCCGCGCCGGCGGCCCTGGAGGCGATAACATCGTCAGCCCAGTAATCCGCTGCCGGCTCGCTCCAATCTCTGAATGAAACGCCGAAATTGTCGCGCATGCAGGCCGACAGCGGCGCGTACATCTCCGGGAATTTGCCGGAGTCTATGGAATGCGCCGTCTCGTGGGCCAGTATGAAATCCAGATGCGGGCCGCCGCGCGCCTCCGCCAGCAGCATTCCGGGAAACACCACAACCACGCTCTGGTTCCGCTCCAGCTTCGGGTTTGACGCGCCGCCCAGGTCGTCATAGGAAGCGTTCCACGCCTGGTCGGAGGCGAGCTGGTCTATAAGCGGCCACAACTCGCCGCCGGTGGTTATGAAATCCGTGATATAGCGGGAAGGCAGCACAAGTTCGGTCAGCTCCACCCGGCGGACAAGCTCGGCCTTGGTTTTATCGGAAACGCCGGAGGCGCGTATGCGCGCAATCATCTCCGATTTTATCACGCCGTAATCCGGCAGCGGCGCGCGCTTTAGCGCGGCAGCCTCCAGCGCCATGGCGAAGGCGGCAAGCGCCTCCTTTGCCTTTGCGGTGTTGTACGGGTACGGCGGCGTAAAAGAGATGCTGCGCAGCGCGGAGCCCATGTAATCGCCCGCGTCCGGCTCCGGCAGCTTGTATTTTTTAACCAGCGCGGAGAATTTGGGGCGCACTTCGCGCTGTATCGCCTTAAGCCCGGCAAGGCGGCGCGCCTCGCGCCTGTCGCCGGAATCCGAGCCGCCGGCGGAGCAGACATCGGAATAAGACAACCCCTTCCCGGCGGAGGCTGCCTCCGCCTGCGGCACGGGCATATTCCCGGCCTTTGAAAACAGGGCATGGGCACCCGCGCCGTCCCAGTCCGCGCCGGACGCGGAGGTAAAAGCGCATATCAGCCACGCGCAAAGCAGTGTCATATAACCAGCATACCGCCCCCGCCCCCGCCGCGCAAGAGCCGAAAGTCCCAAATAAAACGCCGGGGCGCGCAATGCGCGCCCCGGCGTTTTTTCGGACGGTTCTCAATACCTGTAATGCTCCGGCTTGAACGGGCCACTTACGGGAACGCCTATGTAATCGGCCTGCTCCTTGGTGAGCGTGGTGAGCCTGACGCCTATCTTGTCCAGATGCAGCCGGGCCACTTCCTCGTCCAGTGCCTTGGGCAGGCGGTAGACGCCGGGTTTGCGCGGCTTGCTCCACAGGTCCAGCTGCGCCAGAGTCTGGTTGGAGAAAGAGTTGCTCATCACAAAGGACGGATGCCCGTTGGCGCAGCCCAGATTTACAAGCCGCCCCTCGGCCAGGATATAAATATCCCGCCCGCCGGGCAGCGAATACTTGTCAACCTGCGGCTTGATGTTGGTGATTTTCACGCCCTTGGTCCCGCCCAGCCCGGCGACCTGTATCTCGTTGTCAAAGTGGCCGATGTTGCAGACGATGGCCTGGTCTTTCATGTGCAGCATATGCTCGACGGTGATCACGTCGCGGTTGCCGGTGGCGGTCACGTAAATATCGCCGTAACCGAGGGTGTCCTCCACCCGCGCGACCTGGTAGCCCTCCATCGCGGCCTGAAGCGCGCAAATGGGGTCCGCCTCCGTTATCACAACCCGCGCGCCCAGCCCGCGCATGGCCTTGGCGCAGCCCTTGCCCACGTCGCCATAGCCGCAGATGACGCAGACCTTGCCCGCCACCATCACGCCGGTGGCGCGCTTGATTCCGTCCGCCAGCGATTCGCGGCAGCCGTAGAGATTGTCAAACTTGGACTTGGTAACCGAATCGTTGACATTGATGGCGGGAACCAGCAGTTCCTTTCTTTCGGCCATCTGGTAAAGCCGGTGGACACCGGTGGTGGTCTCTTCGGAGACGCCTTTCCAGTCCGCGACCGCCTCATGCCAGCGGCGGGGCGTTTCCTTCAGAATGGCCTTTAAGCATTTGTTAAGTTCCGCCTCATCGGGGCCGCCGGCGGGGGCGTCCAGGACGGCGGGGTTTTTCTCCGCCTCGTATCCGCGGTGCAGCATCATGGTGGCGTCGCCGCCGTCGTCAACCACCAGATTGGGGCCCTTGCCGCCGGGAAAAGCCAGCGCGCGCTCCGTGCACAGCCAGTATTCGGCCAACGTTTCGCCCTTCCAGGCGAAAACCGGCACCCCGGCCTTGGCTATGGCCGCCGCCGCATGGTCCTGCGTGGAAAAGATATTGCAGCTTGCCCAGCGCACCTGGGCGCCAAGCGCCTTCAATGTCTCTATGAGCACCGCCGTCTGCACCGTCATGTGCAGCGAGCCCATGACGCGCGCGCCCGCCAGCGGCCTGGCCTTTGCGTATTTGTGCCGTATAGACATCAGTCCCGGCATTTCCTTTTCCGCGATGGAGATTTCTTTGCGCCCCCATTCGGCAAGGGAGAGATCCTTCACTTTGTAATCGTTCATAATGGTCCTTTCCGCCGTTGTCGTCATAAATACATTTTACATAAAATATCCCCCGAAATCTGTTACAATGGAGCCATGAATCCTCAGCAGCAACAGCCGGCAGGCAGCTTTGAACTCAGGGAGAGTTGGACTTCAACTTTGGCCGTTTTCGCCGTGCCATTTATGGTGGCTTACGGAATGGTGGCGTATTCGTTCCTGCTGCGCGGCCTGCCGCTCCCCGCGCGGCTGGCGCTGGCCGTGCTGCTGGGTATTTTTTGCGGAAACTTCCTTCTGGCAAAGCGCAAAGCGGAACACATCTTCAGGCACGTTGCGGAAGCCCGTTTTCTGGGCTGCGGCATAACGGTTTCCGGCAGCTTGTGGAATCCGTTCTCCGTGCCGGTCATAACAATACATGCCGAAGGCTCCACTCCGCAGGAGGCCGGGGCGCTGGCCAATGTAGTCGCCATAAGCGGGCCGGACTATACCGTCTCCCCCAGAAGAAACAGTTCCATGGCCAACATCGCTTTCCTGATAACTTTTTACGGACTGGCAATGCGCATGATCGGCGCCGCACAGCGTCCCTCGCTGATGGCTATCACGCTGGGAGTTGCGCTGGCGCTTTTTCTGACCGTAACCGCCGACAATTTCCTGGCGCTGCAGGAGTTCAAATTCGCAGGCGCGGAAACGGCTTATCTGGGCAGAGGCGCGCACGATTATCAGGTTTGGAATTTTCTTTTGCTGGAGCATGCCCGGCGCAGATACGAGGACCCGGAAACTTTCAAAAGCGAAACGCGCCGCATCCTGGTGGAAAGATGCGGCCTCAACCGCGATTCCGCCGTGCTGGAGCCCGGCGCCGGAGGAGGCTTTCTCTGGAAACATCTGCCGGAGGAACTGCGCCCCGGCTGGATTGAACTGGAAAAAAACCTTTGCGCGCACACCTACGCGGTAAGGCACGGCTTCGGCACCAGATTCATCAACACCGACGCCAAAAGCACGCCGTTCCCGCCGGATTCCTTTGACGCCATAGTCGGGCTGGAATGCTTTGACGCATTCTCCACCAACGATTTCAATATTTTTCTGAAAGAGGCGCTGCGCGTATTAAAGCCAGGCGGACTGGCCGTGCACCTCAAGGATTTCCCGGATTACCCGGGCGAGCTGATAGCCGCCAGAATGAATCTGTTCGCCAAAAGCGTCATCGGCAAGACGCCGGTAACCTATAAAACCCGCGCCATAAAGGACGCCTACCTGAAATTCACGCCGCTGAAAGCAGGCGAAATCGCGGCCCTTAAGGAAAAAGCCGGAGATATCCTGCCGCAGTTTACAGCCGCGGCAAAAACTCTGGCGGACATATACGCCGCCGGCCCCAAGTCAAACCCGCGCTTTGCGATGCCGATGTATCTTTCAATAATGATAATGAAACGCGCATTCGCGGACAGTGGTTTTGAAATAGTGGAGGAAGGCGACTGCAAGCCTTACCTTGCCTATCTGATAGCCAGAAAACCCAAACAACCCGCCCCCTCCCCGCAGGAGCAGCAGGCATAATCCCGCCACAACGGCTATGACAGGCAAATTCCGCCGCCCGGAAGCGGAGGCTATTTCGCGCGGGAACCGGGCTTTACAAGCGGGATGTTTTTCGCGCAGAGCGGGCAGTCCTGCGGCTGCCATGCCGCGATGTCCACCTTCAGCGCGGTTTCCAGCGGAACTCCGAAATCCGCCTTCCCGCCGGAGCGGTCCACCAGCGCGGCCACCGCAACCAGCCGCCCGCCCCTGGCGGAGACCACCTCAAGCGCCTCTTTGGTTGACTTGCCGGTGGTTACCACATCCTCGGTGATGACGCAGGTTTCGCCCGGCTTTATGGAAAAGCCGCGCCGCAGCGACATGACGCCGTTTTCCCTCTCGGCAAAAAGCGCGCGCACGCCGAGATGCCGCGCCAGTTCGTAGGCGACCAGTATTCCGCCCATCGCCGGCCCTATGACGAAATCCGGCTTGAGCGGGCGCAGCTTTTCCGCCAGCGCGGCGCAAAGCTCCGAAGCCGCCGCCGGGTTTTGCAGCACCAGGGCGCATTGCATGTACCGGTCGCTGTGCAGCCCGCTGGAAAGCAGAAAATGGCCCGAAAGCAAGGCCCCGCTTCCGGAAAAAATTTCAAGCCCGCGTTCCTGATTCATAACGCTCCTCCTATTTCAGCCAGAATTTCATCGCAGGCTTTCGCCGGGTCCGCCGCCTGGGTAACCGGCCTGCCCACCACCAGATAATCCGCCCCCGCCGCCACCGCCGCCGCAGGCGAGGCGATTCTTTTCTGGTCCTGCGCCGCGCTGCCCGCCGGGCGTATGCCGGGGGTTATAAGCCTGAAATCCGCCCCCAGCGCGGCGCGCAGCGCAGCGGTCTCCTCGGGCGAGGAAACCGCCCCGTCCATCCCGGACGCCTGGGCCAGCCGCGCCAGCCGGATAACCGCCGTTTTTACGTCCCCTGCCATGCCGATGGATTCCCATGCCCCCGCGTTCATGCTGGTAAGCGCGGTAATGGCTATTAAAAGCGGCGTCCTTCCGGGCGCGGCTTTTTCAACCGCCTCGCGCGCGCGCAGCATCATCTCCGCGCCGCCGCTGGCGTGCATGGTCATCATGAAAACGCCCAGCTCCGCGGCGGCGGCTGCCGCGCCGGCGACGGTGTTGGGAATATCGTGGTATTTCATGTCCAGAAACACTTCAAAACCCATTGCGCGCAATTTTTCCACCACATGCGGCCCGCGCGCGGTGAAAAGCTGGCTGCCGACCTTGAATGCCCCCGCCTTCCCCTCAAGCCGGCGCGCCAGTTCCAGCGCGGGTTTTTCGTCGGAGTAGTCAAGAGCCACTATAAGTTTATCCTGCGGTTTCATGCTGCGGCCTCCAGTTTGCCGCGTATTTCAGCCAGAGCGGCGATTTTGTTCGCGTCCATCCACTGCGCAATGCCTTGGGCGATGTCGAGCGCGGCGCGCGGGTTGACCAGGTTTGCCGTGCCAACTTCCACCGCCGCCGCGCCGCAGAGAATAAATTCCAGCGCGTCCTCCGCCGTCATTATCCCGCCGCAGGCGACGACGGGGATTTCCACCGCGCGCGCAACGTCCCAGACCAGCTTCAGCGCGACCGGTTTTATCGCCGGGCCGCTTAGCCCGCCGCAGACATTGGCCAGCCGCGGCCTGCGCGAGCGCAAATCCACCGCCATGGCTGGTATTGTGTTGGCGACGCATACCGCC is part of the Elusimicrobiales bacterium genome and harbors:
- the sppA gene encoding signal peptide peptidase SppA, whose protein sequence is MENENVARPAPPAPEQPRRPALWVKTSAALLALSIICALVVIMRGAPGAAKNGPGELDGEETVSALLNASKPGIGWINVRGVISESYSSSPFERGAQHLAARIKAMSERKDVKAIVVDINSPGGSVGAVQAVYDEILRARTKQKKPVVALMRDVAASGGYYIAAACDKIVAQPGTLTGSIGVIFQISNVEGLFKKIGVTMNPIKSGSHKDIGSMFRPMTTEEKQILQGVIDDAYSQFCGAVKKGRPLGDEDLKTLADGRVFTGNQALKLKLIDALGGEEEAVGLASGLAKLDKTPRIIRDADPMQRIISLLNSALGLRLPLAGLDNFSGPRLAYLWAY
- a CDS encoding NAD(P)H-hydrate epimerase; the protein is MHPVTAAEMREIDTLATSRYGISADRLMENAGKAAAAEILAMSPVPVEEFSCVIICGRGNNGGDGLVAARHLLNAKAQARVFIVPPQENGYPTLALRNLKRACLAHVSAREVTDLNAVTNALAKCHIAADALLGTGSSGAPRGIFAELIAALNGCGKPVVSLDLPSGMDPDTGLHEGACVKAAATLMFGLPKTGLLKPQAAEYTGKLKVLDIGFPDELLRRS
- the tilS gene encoding tRNA lysidine(34) synthetase TilS, producing the protein MDKFSAAVWNRLCAFFAARCLPEKGGILAAVSGGPDSVCLLHFLRGMSRRHGFGLAACHVNHGIRGAAADADEDFVRRLCLNWNIRFVCAKVSAPKAAKSRKMSLEHAARALRYRALYRAAKKEGCSLVALGHHLDDHAETIILNLLRGSNPAGLLGIPMRRPMGAKFPGVEVVRPLLCVNRAEINGYLLRHGLACRTDETNFSSEYTRNWVRNELLPLIAARQPKFGEHLLELSSKLAAMIGAKAHPENLYPEL
- the ahcY gene encoding adenosylhomocysteinase, whose protein sequence is MTTTAERTIMNDYKVKDLSLAEWGRKEISIAEKEMPGLMSIRHKYAKARPLAGARVMGSLHMTVQTAVLIETLKALGAQVRWASCNIFSTQDHAAAAIAKAGVPVFAWKGETLAEYWLCTERALAFPGGKGPNLVVDDGGDATMMLHRGYEAEKNPAVLDAPAGGPDEAELNKCLKAILKETPRRWHEAVADWKGVSEETTTGVHRLYQMAERKELLVPAINVNDSVTKSKFDNLYGCRESLADGIKRATGVMVAGKVCVICGYGDVGKGCAKAMRGLGARVVITEADPICALQAAMEGYQVARVEDTLGYGDIYVTATGNRDVITVEHMLHMKDQAIVCNIGHFDNEIQVAGLGGTKGVKITNIKPQVDKYSLPGGRDIYILAEGRLVNLGCANGHPSFVMSNSFSNQTLAQLDLWSKPRKPGVYRLPKALDEEVARLHLDKIGVRLTTLTKEQADYIGVPVSGPFKPEHYRY
- a CDS encoding class I SAM-dependent methyltransferase, with protein sequence MNPQQQQPAGSFELRESWTSTLAVFAVPFMVAYGMVAYSFLLRGLPLPARLALAVLLGIFCGNFLLAKRKAEHIFRHVAEARFLGCGITVSGSLWNPFSVPVITIHAEGSTPQEAGALANVVAISGPDYTVSPRRNSSMANIAFLITFYGLAMRMIGAAQRPSLMAITLGVALALFLTVTADNFLALQEFKFAGAETAYLGRGAHDYQVWNFLLLEHARRRYEDPETFKSETRRILVERCGLNRDSAVLEPGAGGGFLWKHLPEELRPGWIELEKNLCAHTYAVRHGFGTRFINTDAKSTPFPPDSFDAIVGLECFDAFSTNDFNIFLKEALRVLKPGGLAVHLKDFPDYPGELIAARMNLFAKSVIGKTPVTYKTRAIKDAYLKFTPLKAGEIAALKEKAGDILPQFTAAAKTLADIYAAGPKSNPRFAMPMYLSIMIMKRAFADSGFEIVEEGDCKPYLAYLIARKPKQPAPSPQEQQA
- the pyrE gene encoding orotate phosphoribosyltransferase — protein: MNQERGLEIFSGSGALLSGHFLLSSGLHSDRYMQCALVLQNPAAASELCAALAEKLRPLKPDFVIGPAMGGILVAYELARHLGVRALFAERENGVMSLRRGFSIKPGETCVITEDVVTTGKSTKEALEVVSARGGRLVAVAALVDRSGGKADFGVPLETALKVDIAAWQPQDCPLCAKNIPLVKPGSRAK
- the pyrF gene encoding orotidine-5'-phosphate decarboxylase — its product is MKPQDKLIVALDYSDEKPALELARRLEGKAGAFKVGSQLFTARGPHVVEKLRAMGFEVFLDMKYHDIPNTVAGAAAAAAELGVFMMTMHASGGAEMMLRAREAVEKAAPGRTPLLIAITALTSMNAGAWESIGMAGDVKTAVIRLARLAQASGMDGAVSSPEETAALRAALGADFRLITPGIRPAGSAAQDQKRIASPAAAVAAGADYLVVGRPVTQAADPAKACDEILAEIGGAL